Proteins encoded together in one Undibacterium sp. CCC3.4 window:
- a CDS encoding hemagglutinin repeat-containing protein, translated as MFKRYQQVLCHFLNSSISAGQHLLIASAGDTTLAGAVASAHTITAQVGGNLNIASQQDSSNYNSTQHSAGIGIAIPIGAGTGSVSGHLSNSKIDSQYASVGQQSGMLAGDGGFTVQVGGKTALTGAVIASTAQALEQGLNSFNSANGLVMNDMQNQAAFSAHSMSASGGVGTLPAGNQGTAVGLGLAGGNAQSVSLSGISGIAGNTSITSDAAQTGIAAIFNAQQVQQTINAQTQITAAASQQAPQAVASYAESQQTALREQANLESDPVKRAELYSEADKWNENWYEQVLVSVLSNMAA; from the coding sequence TTGTTTAAACGGTATCAGCAGGTGCTGTGTCATTTTCTAAATAGCAGCATCAGCGCCGGCCAACACTTGCTGATCGCCTCCGCTGGCGACACCACACTCGCCGGTGCCGTCGCCAGCGCCCACACCATCACCGCCCAAGTTGGCGGTAACCTGAACATCGCCAGCCAACAAGACAGCAGCAACTACAACAGCACCCAACACAGCGCCGGCATCGGCATCGCCATTCCTATCGGTGCCGGCACCGGCAGCGTCAGCGGCCACCTCAGTAACAGCAAGATCGACAGCCAGTATGCCAGCGTTGGACAACAATCCGGCATGTTAGCCGGTGACGGTGGTTTTACTGTTCAGGTCGGCGGTAAAACCGCACTCACGGGTGCCGTGATTGCCAGTACCGCGCAAGCGCTTGAACAAGGGCTGAACAGTTTTAACAGCGCCAATGGTTTGGTGATGAACGATATGCAAAACCAAGCAGCATTTAGCGCACACAGCATGAGTGCCAGCGGTGGCGTCGGCACGCTGCCAGCGGGGAACCAAGGTACGGCCGTCGGTTTGGGTCTGGCTGGGGGAAATGCGCAGAGCGTTAGCCTAAGCGGGATTTCCGGCATAGCTGGAAACACCAGCATCACCAGCGATGCCGCACAAACCGGCATTGCAGCGATATTCAATGCCCAGCAAGTGCAGCAAACTATCAACGCGCAAACGCAGATCACAGCAGCGGCCAGCCAGCAAGCACCGCAGGCGGTGGCCAGTTATGCAGAGAGCCAGCAAACTGCTTTGCGCGAACAAGCCAACTTGGAGTCTGATCCGGTCAAACGCGCCGAGCTCTACAGCGAGGCCGATAAATGGAACGAAAATTGGTACGAGCAGGTCTTAGTCTCTGTTCTTTCGAACATGGCGGCGTAA
- a CDS encoding HAD family hydrolase: protein MPISTTPRRGFLHTLLATTAGATLAVPALAQAHAVAATVNLDHAKWSPRNHDLVAGLIARHGLGAKNYTAKRKPYAVFDWDNTSIMNDCEEALLMYQINQLAFKLTLAEFSGILRQNVPTGNFTADYKNAAGKIVDLDSICADLDSDYAYLHANYQGFAGTQSLADIVQSAQFLDFRAKLYFLYEAVNDTHGVHVGYPWVIYFFANMTVSEVSALAEASNDANLGMGLTKTKYTSPTTLPGQAGVITTAHFHGIRLCTEVATLMDTFRQNGFDVYVSTASLEDVVAVFACNPKYGYHVKRENVLGLRLEQSGEVYKNAYRKEWPLNWGPGKSQVIKQELVATKGYGPVFVAGDSDGDYDMLRDFVDTEIGLVVNRLKKGKIGDLSKLAAVAIPEKQPRFLLQGRQESTGNWLPVETTLKYGKTAAALLG from the coding sequence ATGCCAATATCGACTACGCCGCGCCGCGGCTTTCTCCATACTTTGCTCGCTACCACGGCCGGCGCCACGCTGGCAGTGCCGGCATTGGCGCAGGCGCATGCTGTCGCTGCCACGGTGAACTTGGACCATGCCAAATGGTCGCCACGCAATCATGACTTGGTCGCTGGCTTGATTGCCCGTCATGGTCTTGGCGCGAAAAATTATACGGCCAAACGCAAACCGTATGCTGTGTTCGATTGGGATAACACCAGCATCATGAATGATTGCGAAGAAGCTTTATTAATGTACCAGATTAATCAACTGGCCTTCAAACTGACGCTGGCCGAATTTTCCGGCATTCTGCGTCAAAACGTACCGACTGGAAATTTTACGGCCGATTATAAAAATGCTGCCGGTAAAATTGTTGATCTGGATAGTATTTGCGCCGATCTCGACAGCGATTACGCCTATTTACATGCCAATTACCAAGGTTTTGCTGGTACGCAGAGTCTGGCTGATATCGTGCAATCGGCACAATTTCTTGATTTCCGTGCCAAATTGTATTTCCTCTATGAAGCAGTGAATGATACGCATGGCGTCCATGTCGGCTACCCATGGGTCATCTATTTCTTCGCCAATATGACGGTGTCGGAAGTCAGTGCACTGGCCGAAGCATCGAACGATGCCAATCTTGGCATGGGACTCACTAAAACCAAATACACCAGCCCGACTACTTTGCCCGGGCAGGCAGGCGTGATCACCACCGCGCATTTCCATGGTATTCGCTTATGCACGGAAGTAGCGACACTGATGGATACGTTCCGTCAGAATGGTTTTGATGTGTATGTCAGCACAGCGTCGTTAGAAGATGTGGTGGCGGTATTTGCCTGCAATCCAAAATACGGTTATCACGTCAAACGTGAAAACGTGCTCGGCTTGCGTCTGGAACAAAGTGGTGAAGTGTATAAAAATGCTTACCGTAAAGAATGGCCACTGAACTGGGGGCCTGGCAAATCGCAAGTGATCAAGCAAGAGTTGGTGGCGACCAAGGGCTATGGCCCAGTCTTCGTGGCTGGCGACAGCGACGGCGATTACGATATGTTGCGCGACTTTGTCGATACCGAAATCGGCTTGGTCGTGAATCGCCTCAAAAAAGGCAAAATCGGCGATTTGTCAAAACTCGCCGCCGTTGCGATACCGGAAAAACAGCCGCGCTTCTTGTTGCAAGGCCGCCAAGAATCGACTGGTAATTGGTTGCCGGTAGAAACGACTTTGAAATACGGTAAAACTGCTGCGGCCTTGCTGGGCTGA
- a CDS encoding methyl-accepting chemotaxis protein, translated as MITRISIRQRFRLLLGFAFVVLLGCGSLVMETFSEIKVNGPIYQRIVQGKDLIADVLPPPEYVLESYLTLFQLQAESDAGKQGKLIERLRVFKKDYDERHDYWKNANLSTEVQNLLLKQAHEPALAFYALAFNEFVPAIQKQDTAAAAAAMLKIQALYDSHRNAIDQVVSTVSKNNELDEASAKATIKQTQYVLAAVFLFCLVAFFFTFNRVSSSITNPLLSALTITQVVAGGDLSQQIESHATDETGQLLTSLKTMNDSLAATVSSIRVATETITVASQEIASGNADLSSRTENQAASLEETASSMETLTATVKQNADNARQANQLVLSASAVAVKGGDVVAQVVATMGSIKDSSRKIVDIIGVIDGIAFQTNILALNAAVEAARAGEQGRGFAVVAAEVRNLAQRSAGAAKEIKALIGDSVEKVDQGGKLVDEAGQTMNDIVASVQHVADIMSEITAASEEQSLGIGQINIAIAQMDEMTQQNAALVEQAAAAAESMEEQAHQLNQAVAVFKLADVAGNGMKRIMAHAGNIAVTRGKSLQLT; from the coding sequence ATGATTACAAGAATCAGTATTCGTCAGCGTTTTCGTCTGCTGCTCGGTTTCGCGTTTGTTGTATTGCTCGGCTGTGGCTCCTTGGTCATGGAAACTTTTTCTGAAATCAAGGTCAATGGGCCGATTTACCAGCGCATCGTACAGGGCAAGGATTTGATTGCCGATGTCTTGCCGCCGCCCGAATACGTGCTCGAATCGTACTTGACGCTGTTTCAATTGCAAGCCGAGAGCGATGCTGGCAAACAGGGGAAATTGATAGAGCGTTTGCGTGTTTTTAAGAAAGATTATGATGAACGCCACGATTACTGGAAAAATGCCAATTTGAGCACTGAAGTACAGAATTTGCTGCTCAAACAAGCGCACGAACCAGCGCTGGCCTTTTATGCCTTGGCGTTCAATGAGTTTGTGCCAGCCATCCAAAAACAAGATACTGCCGCTGCTGCCGCGGCGATGCTGAAAATTCAAGCACTGTATGACAGCCACCGTAATGCTATCGATCAAGTGGTTAGTACCGTCAGTAAGAACAATGAGCTTGATGAAGCGAGCGCGAAAGCCACGATTAAGCAAACGCAATACGTGCTGGCGGCCGTTTTTCTGTTTTGCCTGGTCGCCTTCTTCTTCACCTTTAACCGCGTCAGCAGCAGCATCACCAATCCCTTATTGTCGGCCTTGACGATCACCCAAGTGGTGGCCGGTGGTGACCTGAGTCAGCAAATCGAGTCGCATGCGACCGATGAAACCGGGCAATTGCTGACTTCGCTCAAAACCATGAATGACAGTTTAGCCGCTACCGTTTCAAGCATACGGGTGGCGACAGAAACCATCACTGTGGCATCGCAGGAAATTGCCAGCGGTAATGCCGATTTATCGTCGCGCACAGAAAATCAAGCGGCATCCTTGGAAGAAACCGCCAGTTCCATGGAAACACTGACCGCCACCGTGAAACAAAATGCCGATAATGCCCGGCAAGCTAATCAATTGGTGCTCTCCGCCAGTGCCGTCGCCGTCAAGGGCGGGGATGTGGTCGCTCAAGTGGTCGCGACCATGGGTTCGATCAAAGACAGTTCACGCAAAATTGTCGATATCATCGGTGTCATCGATGGCATCGCGTTTCAGACCAATATTTTGGCCTTGAATGCGGCGGTTGAAGCGGCTCGTGCCGGTGAACAGGGGCGCGGTTTTGCCGTGGTCGCGGCGGAAGTACGCAATCTGGCGCAGCGCAGCGCCGGTGCCGCCAAAGAAATCAAGGCGCTGATTGGCGACTCGGTTGAGAAGGTCGATCAAGGTGGTAAATTGGTCGACGAGGCTGGTCAAACCATGAATGATATCGTCGCCAGTGTGCAGCATGTGGCCGATATTATGAGTGAAATTACCGCAGCTAGCGAAGAACAAAGTCTGGGCATAGGACAAATCAATATCGCGATTGCCCAAATGGATGAGATGACGCAACAAAATGCCGCCTTAGTCGAGCAAGCTGCGGCGGCGGCTGAAAGCATGGAAGAGCAAGCGCACCAACTTAACCAAGCGGTGGCGGTATTTAAATTGGCCGACGTGGCGGGCAATGGCATGAAACGTATAATGGCGCATGCCGGCAATATCGCAGTGACGCGTGGCAAGTCCTTGCAACTAACTTGA
- a CDS encoding YqaA family protein, which produces MIVAAINYLLGILALPQVGLVSVFCISLISATLLPMGSEPAVFAAIKANPAMFWPVLLVATVGNTLGGVIDYGMGYAAKQAFQRERESFWFRWLAHYGSKTMLLGWLPVIGDPLCTLAGWLKLPFWPCVMYMAIGKFLRYLSMTYLLLGIPDGFWHRLGEMLA; this is translated from the coding sequence ATGATTGTCGCCGCAATAAATTATCTTTTAGGCATTCTTGCACTACCGCAGGTCGGTTTGGTTTCGGTATTTTGCATCAGCTTAATCTCTGCGACCCTGCTGCCTATGGGTTCGGAACCGGCGGTATTTGCCGCAATCAAGGCCAATCCAGCCATGTTTTGGCCGGTATTGCTGGTCGCGACGGTTGGCAATACCTTGGGCGGGGTGATTGATTACGGCATGGGCTATGCAGCAAAGCAAGCATTTCAACGTGAACGCGAGAGTTTTTGGTTTCGCTGGTTGGCCCACTATGGCAGTAAAACCATGCTACTCGGTTGGTTGCCGGTGATCGGTGACCCCTTATGCACCTTGGCCGGTTGGTTAAAATTACCGTTTTGGCCGTGCGTCATGTATATGGCAATAGGGAAGTTTTTGCGCTATCTGAGCATGACTTACCTCTTGCTCGGCATACCCGATGGGTTTTGGCATCGGCTAGGGGAAATGTTGGCGTAA
- the ilvA gene encoding threonine ammonia-lyase, biosynthetic — protein sequence MSTDYLKKILTARVYDVATETPLEFAPGLSARIDNRIFYKREDMQSVFSFKLRGAYNKIAHLTPAQLKRGVICASAGNHAQGVALSAKRVGCKAVIVMPTTTPPVKIDAVRTFGGDAVEVILFGDSFTEACDHALELEKKRKLTFVHPFDDPDVIAGQGTVGMEILRQHSGPIHAIFVAIGGGGLIAGVAAYVKALRPEIKIIGVQTTDSDAMARSLKAGKRVTLAEVGLFSDGTAVKLVGEETFRLAKLYVDEVITVDTDAVCAAIKDVFQDTRSILEPAGALAVAGCKAYIERERAAKRPLKNETMVTIACGANMNFDRLRFVAERAEVGEAREAVFAVTIPEARGSFRRFCELVGPRNVTEFNYRISDEAAAHIFVGIQVSDRLESGKIAKNFEKHGFACLDLSHDELAKLHIRHLVGGKSALAENELLYRFEFPERPGALMRFLDSMAPNWNISLFHYRNHGADYGRALIGLQVPKKEMKDFRAFLATLGYRYWDESGNPAYQLFLGESAK from the coding sequence ATGAGCACCGATTATCTGAAAAAGATCTTGACCGCCCGCGTCTATGACGTGGCTACAGAAACCCCGCTGGAGTTCGCTCCGGGTTTGTCGGCACGCATCGATAATCGCATTTTTTACAAACGTGAAGACATGCAAAGCGTGTTCAGCTTCAAGCTGCGCGGTGCCTACAATAAAATTGCCCATTTAACGCCAGCACAACTCAAGCGCGGTGTGATTTGCGCTTCGGCCGGCAATCACGCCCAAGGTGTGGCCTTGAGTGCCAAACGGGTAGGCTGCAAAGCGGTGATTGTTATGCCGACCACCACGCCACCGGTAAAAATCGATGCCGTGCGTACCTTCGGTGGCGATGCGGTTGAAGTCATACTGTTCGGTGACTCATTTACCGAAGCCTGCGACCATGCGCTGGAATTGGAAAAGAAACGGAAGTTGACCTTCGTTCATCCCTTCGATGACCCGGATGTGATCGCTGGTCAAGGCACCGTGGGGATGGAAATACTGCGCCAGCACAGCGGCCCTATCCATGCGATTTTCGTCGCCATTGGCGGTGGTGGTCTGATTGCCGGCGTTGCCGCGTATGTGAAGGCGCTGCGCCCGGAAATCAAAATCATCGGCGTGCAAACCACTGATTCCGATGCCATGGCACGCAGTCTCAAAGCTGGCAAACGGGTAACGCTGGCAGAAGTCGGTCTGTTTTCTGATGGTACGGCGGTTAAATTGGTCGGTGAAGAAACCTTCCGTCTGGCCAAGTTGTATGTTGACGAAGTCATCACGGTCGATACCGATGCCGTCTGCGCGGCCATTAAAGATGTATTTCAAGATACCCGTAGCATTCTCGAACCGGCCGGCGCGCTGGCCGTAGCCGGCTGCAAAGCCTATATCGAACGCGAACGTGCCGCCAAACGGCCGCTTAAAAACGAAACCATGGTGACGATTGCCTGCGGTGCCAACATGAATTTCGACCGTCTGCGCTTTGTCGCCGAACGCGCCGAAGTCGGCGAAGCGCGCGAAGCCGTGTTTGCCGTCACGATTCCAGAAGCGCGCGGCAGCTTCCGCCGGTTTTGCGAGTTAGTTGGGCCGCGCAACGTAACCGAATTCAATTACCGCATCAGCGATGAAGCAGCGGCACATATCTTTGTTGGCATTCAAGTCAGCGACCGGCTCGAATCAGGAAAAATCGCCAAGAATTTTGAAAAGCATGGTTTCGCTTGTCTCGATTTGAGCCATGATGAATTGGCAAAACTCCATATCCGCCATTTGGTCGGCGGTAAAAGTGCCTTGGCAGAAAACGAATTGTTATACCGTTTTGAATTTCCCGAACGCCCAGGCGCCTTGATGCGCTTCTTGGACAGCATGGCGCCGAATTGGAATATCAGCCTGTTCCACTATCGTAATCATGGTGCCGACTATGGTCGCGCCTTAATCGGTCTGCAAGTGCCGAAAAAAGAAATGAAAGACTTCCGCGCATTTTTGGCCACACTCGGCTACCGCTATTGGGATGAGAGCGGCAACCCGGCCTACCAATTATTTCTCGGTGAAAGCGCTAAGTGA
- the queF gene encoding NADPH-dependent 7-cyano-7-deazaguanine reductase QueF (Catalyzes the NADPH-dependent reduction of 7-cyano-7-deazaguanine (preQ0) to 7-aminomethyl-7-deazaguanine (preQ1) in queuosine biosynthesis): MSTINDASCVNLPEQSALGKSTAYISQYDPGLLFPIPRSGKRAEIGLTTTLPFFGVDIWNAYEVSWLNLRGKPQIAIATITVPAESPNIVESKSFKLYLNSFNQTRLADAAALVALVQTDLSAAAGASVHVSLTLPDEFARLSMQELSGTSLDRLDIEVDHYTPEPSLLRAAHDHVAVTETLVSHLLKSNCLVTGQPDWGSVQISYVGAPIDQERLLKYLIGFRDHNEFHEQCVERIFVDIMRHCQPQKLSVYARYTRRGGLDINPWRSNFSTSQKPGNGRNARQ; this comes from the coding sequence GTGAGCACAATAAACGACGCCTCTTGCGTAAATTTACCAGAACAATCGGCGCTGGGAAAAAGCACGGCCTACATCAGTCAGTATGACCCTGGCCTGTTGTTTCCAATTCCGCGCAGCGGCAAACGCGCCGAAATCGGGCTCACCACAACACTGCCGTTTTTCGGTGTCGACATCTGGAATGCCTACGAAGTGTCATGGCTCAATCTGCGCGGCAAACCGCAGATTGCCATCGCCACGATCACGGTGCCGGCCGAATCGCCCAATATCGTCGAATCGAAATCATTCAAGCTGTATTTAAACTCCTTTAACCAAACCCGTTTGGCCGATGCCGCCGCACTGGTCGCCTTAGTACAGACTGATTTGTCGGCCGCCGCCGGCGCTTCGGTCCATGTCAGCCTGACGCTGCCCGATGAATTCGCCCGGCTCAGCATGCAAGAACTGAGCGGCACCTCGCTCGATCGGCTCGACATTGAAGTCGACCACTACACGCCAGAACCTAGCCTGCTGCGCGCTGCGCACGATCATGTGGCGGTCACCGAAACCTTAGTATCTCACCTGCTGAAATCAAATTGTCTGGTGACTGGCCAACCGGACTGGGGCAGCGTGCAAATCAGTTATGTCGGTGCGCCGATAGACCAGGAGCGCTTGCTCAAATATTTGATCGGTTTTCGCGACCATAATGAGTTTCACGAACAATGCGTAGAGCGTATTTTTGTCGACATCATGCGCCATTGTCAACCGCAGAAATTGTCGGTGTATGCGCGTTACACACGCCGCGGTGGGCTCGATATCAATCCATGGCGCAGCAATTTTTCTACCTCGCAAAAGCCCGGCAACGGCCGCAATGCTCGCCAGTAG